In Williamwhitmania taraxaci, the following are encoded in one genomic region:
- a CDS encoding DUF1987 domain-containing protein produces the protein MEVLKLKGTNVSPEVKFDHIAMTFDISGYSRPENVRDFYLPILKWLEQFVVELSTNRPSISKPIAFNFRLIYFNSSSAKFIFDMITHINAIHAIKFPVMVNWYYDEDDEELKEAGEELSEMADFSFSYYEVKKAK, from the coding sequence ATGGAAGTGCTTAAACTTAAGGGAACAAACGTTTCACCCGAAGTGAAATTTGATCACATTGCTATGACGTTCGATATATCCGGCTACTCTCGTCCTGAAAATGTACGCGACTTCTACCTACCAATTCTAAAGTGGTTGGAACAGTTCGTGGTTGAGTTATCCACTAATCGTCCAAGCATTTCCAAACCAATCGCATTCAACTTTCGGCTAATTTATTTTAATTCCTCTTCGGCAAAGTTTATTTTCGACATGATAACTCATATAAATGCCATCCATGCCATAAAATTTCCAGTAATGGTTAACTGGTACTACGATGAGGATGACGAAGAGCTGAAAGAGGCCGGGGAAGAACTTTCGGAAATGGCCGATTTTTCATTTTCCTACTATGAGGTAAAAAAAGCAAAGTAA
- a CDS encoding OmpP1/FadL family transporter, with translation MKKGLLFFAATLLSAPIFAGGILTNANQSAAYLRMIARDASTQIDAVYYNPAGLIKLQDGFHLSLNNQTLFSKRTIENKYPLLNESKYIGDVTVPFFPGIYAAYKTGDWVFSFGFNPSAGGGTASYGAGLPSFEIPFSGIPASLTASGIPTTAYTADIKFDGTSIFWGTQVGASYKINDMFSAYAGVRMINAVNTYEGELKNIRINPTFAPLGLNGTSFVKATEFFTNMASMFGSLAGIDESLQPLINGGGSALTLAQAQTANYLTPEQVASISGGFALINPSIDPSTLNIAQIQGAYAAASPTLLGKQAAMATNASNTQDQTVDVKQTGTGFTPIIGVNITPNDKINIGIKYEFKTTLELTNDTKKDVVTNMFPNGAKFRNDIPAILSVGIDYKVLPDLKLAAGLHHYFDKDANWEGKEKFVTDNLYELSFGMEYNVNEKILFSAGYLYAQTGVGQGYQTDISHSLSSSSVGFGGAFKASEMLTINLGILYTQYVQSQKDITYTNFGSVKETYNRNNIGFGIGFDFHF, from the coding sequence ATGAAGAAAGGTCTACTTTTCTTTGCAGCTACGCTGCTAAGCGCCCCTATTTTTGCAGGGGGAATTTTGACAAATGCCAACCAGAGTGCAGCCTACTTGCGAATGATTGCAAGAGATGCTTCCACCCAAATAGATGCTGTTTACTACAATCCAGCTGGACTTATAAAACTTCAAGATGGATTTCACTTATCGCTTAACAACCAAACCCTCTTTTCAAAGAGAACGATCGAAAACAAGTACCCTCTGCTAAATGAGTCTAAGTATATTGGTGATGTAACTGTTCCGTTTTTCCCTGGTATTTACGCAGCCTACAAAACGGGCGATTGGGTTTTCTCCTTTGGATTTAATCCAAGTGCTGGTGGTGGAACTGCCAGTTATGGTGCCGGGTTGCCAAGTTTTGAAATTCCATTCTCGGGAATACCAGCATCATTAACTGCAAGTGGAATACCAACTACCGCCTATACCGCCGATATCAAATTTGATGGGACTTCAATTTTCTGGGGTACCCAAGTTGGAGCTTCCTACAAAATTAACGATATGTTTAGCGCATACGCAGGTGTTAGAATGATTAATGCGGTAAACACCTATGAAGGTGAATTGAAAAACATCCGAATTAATCCAACATTTGCCCCACTTGGATTAAACGGAACATCGTTTGTTAAAGCAACTGAATTCTTTACAAACATGGCTTCAATGTTTGGTAGTTTAGCAGGTATTGATGAATCATTACAACCCCTTATTAACGGAGGGGGATCAGCCCTAACCCTTGCTCAAGCACAGACTGCAAATTATCTTACACCAGAACAAGTTGCTTCAATATCAGGTGGTTTCGCATTGATAAATCCAAGCATCGATCCGTCAACCCTTAACATTGCCCAAATACAAGGAGCTTATGCAGCAGCCTCTCCAACTCTTTTAGGCAAACAAGCTGCAATGGCTACAAATGCTTCAAACACACAAGACCAAACGGTTGATGTTAAACAAACAGGGACTGGTTTCACACCCATTATTGGCGTAAATATCACTCCAAATGATAAGATTAACATCGGTATAAAATATGAGTTCAAAACAACACTTGAACTCACTAACGATACAAAAAAAGATGTTGTAACCAACATGTTTCCTAATGGTGCAAAATTCAGAAACGATATACCTGCAATTCTTTCAGTAGGTATAGACTACAAAGTTTTACCTGACTTAAAACTCGCCGCAGGTTTACACCACTACTTCGATAAGGATGCTAACTGGGAAGGCAAGGAAAAATTTGTTACCGACAATCTTTATGAACTCTCCTTTGGTATGGAGTATAACGTTAATGAGAAGATACTATTTAGCGCTGGATATCTTTATGCTCAAACCGGAGTCGGACAAGGTTACCAAACAGACATAAGTCACAGTTTATCATCCAGCAGCGTTGGATTCGGTGGTGCATTTAAGGCAAGCGAAATGCTTACAATAAACCTCGGAATCTTATATACTCAATACGTTCAAAGTCAAAAAGACATTACTTATACCAACTTTGGTAGTGTTAAAGAGACCTACAACAGAAACAACATAGGCTTTGGAATCGGATTCGATTTTCACTTCTAA
- a CDS encoding C1 family peptidase yields the protein MKIGKLLFLSLSLLFFINVQAQDTVRVAGYKFTKEVRLPYTDVKSQNRTGTCWSYATTSFVESELLRMGKPSVDLSEMFFVKDAYLQKGVSYVRRNGTANFSEGGQAHDVMNTIKAKGMVPDAIFPGLNYGEKEHVHGELTAGMTGFLEAINKNPNRQLSTAWLPGLKGILDAYLGQDVTSFSYNGKNYTPASFRDANGFNPDDYIELTSFSNYPYNTKVMLEIADNWSNGQYYNLPINDIIKIIENAVAKGYTVCWDGDVGNTGFSHGKGLAVVPDENTKEVAGLEMAKWSNMSSVDKKKALFNGDSPIAEKLITDADRAAAFDNTTLTDDHLMHLVGLAKDQTGATFYIIKNSWAKDSNAWGGLFYMSQPYVKRFTVAIMVHKNAIPADIKKVLGL from the coding sequence ATGAAGATTGGTAAACTACTTTTTCTTTCTCTGTCTCTTTTATTCTTTATAAATGTTCAGGCGCAGGATACTGTTCGTGTTGCTGGATATAAGTTTACAAAGGAGGTTCGGCTTCCTTATACCGATGTAAAAAGTCAAAATAGGACAGGCACTTGCTGGAGCTACGCAACTACCTCTTTTGTTGAGTCTGAATTGCTTCGAATGGGCAAGCCTTCGGTTGATCTTTCTGAAATGTTTTTTGTGAAGGATGCATACCTTCAAAAAGGTGTTTCTTACGTTCGTAGAAATGGAACAGCAAACTTCTCGGAAGGTGGCCAGGCGCACGATGTTATGAACACCATTAAAGCCAAGGGTATGGTTCCTGACGCAATATTTCCAGGCTTAAACTATGGTGAGAAGGAGCATGTGCATGGCGAACTCACTGCGGGTATGACTGGATTTTTGGAAGCAATTAATAAAAACCCCAACAGGCAACTATCTACAGCTTGGCTACCGGGGTTAAAGGGAATTCTTGACGCATACCTAGGACAAGATGTTACTTCGTTTTCGTATAACGGAAAAAACTATACTCCTGCATCTTTTCGCGATGCCAATGGTTTTAATCCAGACGATTACATTGAGTTAACCTCCTTTTCGAATTACCCATACAATACAAAGGTAATGCTCGAAATTGCTGATAACTGGTCCAACGGTCAGTACTACAACCTTCCAATAAATGATATTATTAAGATTATAGAGAACGCAGTGGCAAAAGGCTACACCGTATGTTGGGATGGGGATGTAGGAAATACAGGCTTTTCGCATGGCAAGGGATTAGCAGTTGTTCCCGATGAGAATACAAAAGAGGTAGCCGGTCTTGAAATGGCAAAGTGGAGCAATATGTCGAGCGTAGATAAGAAAAAAGCGCTCTTTAACGGCGATAGCCCTATTGCTGAGAAACTTATTACTGATGCCGATCGTGCAGCTGCTTTTGATAATACCACCCTTACCGACGATCATTTGATGCACTTGGTTGGCTTGGCTAAAGACCAAACTGGCGCTACCTTCTACATTATTAAAAACTCATGGGCAAAGGATTCAAATGCTTGGGGCGGTTTGTTTTACATGAGTCAGCCATATGTAAAACGCTTTACTGTTGCCATAATGGTTCATAAAAATGCAATACCAGCTGATATAAAAAAGGTATTAGGTTTATAA
- a CDS encoding nitroreductase family protein translates to MDTIKLPAPQTVGGKPLMEVLKMRKSTRSYTVQELSMQELSNLLWAGCGISRPESGKRTSPSAMNWQEVDIYVALKSGTYRYEPKANLLIPILAGDIRAKTGSQDFVANAPVNLIYVADYSKMNDRPAEMLAMYAGTDTGFISENIYLYCASAGLGTVVRGMFDREELKTLLSLPENKHVVFTQTVGYPAP, encoded by the coding sequence ATGGATACAATTAAGCTACCTGCACCTCAAACCGTTGGCGGAAAACCCCTAATGGAGGTATTAAAAATGCGAAAATCAACTCGTAGCTATACAGTTCAGGAGTTGTCGATGCAAGAGCTCTCCAACCTGCTTTGGGCGGGCTGTGGCATATCGCGACCCGAAAGTGGAAAGCGAACCTCACCAAGCGCCATGAATTGGCAGGAGGTTGACATATATGTTGCTCTCAAAAGTGGGACTTACCGATATGAGCCCAAGGCAAATTTGCTAATCCCTATTTTGGCAGGAGATATTCGGGCAAAGACTGGTTCGCAGGATTTTGTGGCCAATGCTCCAGTGAATTTAATATATGTTGCGGATTATTCGAAGATGAATGACCGTCCAGCGGAGATGCTTGCCATGTATGCCGGAACTGATACTGGGTTTATCTCGGAGAACATATACTTATACTGTGCCTCGGCAGGCTTGGGAACAGTTGTTCGGGGTATGTTCGACAGGGAGGAACTGAAAACGCTACTTTCTTTACCAGAGAATAAGCATGTGGTTTTTACCCAAACGGTAGGATATCCAGCTCCTTAA
- a CDS encoding BlaI/MecI/CopY family transcriptional regulator, with protein MKELTKAEEQVMEYLWKLERAFVRDILDEFPEPKPAYTTVSTIVRILEKKELVGYTAFGKNYQYFPLATKKEYAWQCFRGVLSKHFNSSVRRFASFFAADSKVSLSELEEMKELIEKEIQKRKTEEANGSS; from the coding sequence ATGAAAGAGTTGACAAAAGCAGAAGAGCAAGTAATGGAATACTTATGGAAGTTGGAGAGAGCTTTCGTAAGAGATATCTTGGATGAATTTCCTGAACCAAAGCCTGCATACACAACGGTTTCGACCATTGTAAGAATTCTTGAAAAAAAGGAACTGGTAGGATATACCGCCTTTGGTAAGAATTACCAGTATTTTCCTTTGGCCACGAAGAAGGAGTATGCCTGGCAATGTTTCAGGGGCGTTTTGAGTAAGCATTTCAACAGCTCGGTTAGGCGCTTTGCCTCGTTTTTTGCAGCCGACAGCAAGGTTAGCTTGAGCGAGTTGGAAGAGATGAAGGAACTCATAGAAAAGGAGATACAGAAACGAAAAACAGAAGAAGCAAATGGATCTAGTTAG
- a CDS encoding TonB family protein produces MDLVSLVFLPLKAAFSAAMLYGFYRFVLRKEQHFGANRTFLLLSMLVSIIIPFITITIIQNVVMHEVAPSVAVLESSQSMGVTPIILEQSLSLSEMVGIVYLAITGCMLLRLLLILLQFVLSVSRNSRRETVNGKVVLISNAYPQTFSFFGIVVMAENDFKRADRHLLIAHEQVHARQLHSLDLLVAELFIVFQWFNPISYLLRDSLHEVHEYLADRCVIQGGADQLSYKRLLLDCITAANMPTLSSSFSAKLSKRRFAMISKKYNKGNRRYKFLLSIPIAVVLFAMFSLKVEANYVYAKEKGFNPSKIITSIEKVVVGSENPKQQQSVEFTERVTELVEPISLMNQSLRLQVEEPAINFRSSEKLQQITTQELIQICNKSVPGGGFLKDFSFEKLQPTELRKHSLVLTGGNTYCIASSSDANISTPTTLTLYTTDVNGIITEIKSKIEVDGKVTKQMYDIKTTAVYHLTVTNGLSKPFNMGAVLFFMGQFELNQPEMKAPSEVVDDEVFSIVENMPEFEGKGIEHARSYLQKQLKYPEAAKANGIKGNVYVSFVVNSEGKVENVKIARSLEPSLDKEAVRVVSEMPKWTPGKQRGKAVNVAFIVPIIFQ; encoded by the coding sequence ATGGATCTAGTTAGCCTAGTATTTTTGCCGCTAAAGGCAGCCTTTAGCGCAGCCATGCTTTATGGCTTTTATCGCTTTGTTTTGCGTAAGGAGCAGCACTTTGGCGCCAATAGAACTTTTTTGCTTTTATCTATGCTGGTTTCTATAATCATTCCTTTTATTACGATCACCATTATTCAAAATGTAGTAATGCATGAGGTTGCCCCATCGGTTGCTGTTCTCGAGAGCAGCCAATCGATGGGAGTAACTCCTATCATTCTTGAACAGTCACTCTCACTGTCCGAAATGGTGGGGATTGTATATTTGGCAATTACTGGTTGCATGCTACTTCGATTGCTGCTTATTTTGCTCCAGTTCGTTCTTTCTGTCTCGCGAAACTCTCGTCGCGAAACTGTAAATGGAAAAGTTGTATTGATTTCGAACGCATACCCACAAACCTTTTCTTTTTTCGGTATTGTGGTAATGGCCGAAAACGATTTTAAGCGTGCAGACCGTCACCTGTTGATTGCTCACGAGCAGGTACATGCACGCCAGCTGCACTCTCTCGACCTGCTTGTTGCTGAATTGTTTATTGTTTTCCAGTGGTTCAACCCTATTAGCTACCTGCTTCGGGATTCACTCCATGAGGTTCACGAATACCTGGCCGACAGGTGCGTGATACAAGGTGGAGCCGATCAGTTAAGCTATAAGCGCTTGCTGCTGGACTGCATTACCGCAGCCAACATGCCAACTCTTTCGAGTTCATTCAGTGCTAAACTATCTAAACGACGATTCGCTATGATTTCAAAAAAATATAACAAAGGAAACCGGAGATATAAATTTCTGCTTTCCATTCCTATTGCTGTGGTTCTATTTGCAATGTTTTCATTGAAGGTGGAGGCAAACTATGTGTATGCTAAGGAAAAGGGATTTAATCCTTCTAAAATCATTACTTCCATTGAAAAAGTTGTTGTTGGTTCAGAAAACCCAAAACAGCAGCAATCCGTTGAGTTTACAGAACGTGTGACTGAATTGGTAGAGCCTATTTCTCTAATGAATCAATCGCTAAGACTTCAGGTAGAAGAGCCAGCTATAAATTTTAGAAGTAGTGAGAAACTTCAACAGATTACAACCCAGGAGTTAATTCAGATTTGCAATAAATCTGTTCCTGGTGGAGGTTTTCTGAAAGACTTCTCTTTTGAGAAATTGCAACCTACAGAGTTGAGAAAGCATAGCCTAGTTCTTACTGGCGGGAATACATACTGTATAGCAAGTTCCTCAGATGCAAATATTTCAACGCCCACAACATTAACTCTTTATACTACAGACGTCAACGGAATAATAACAGAGATAAAAAGTAAGATTGAGGTTGATGGTAAAGTAACAAAGCAGATGTATGATATTAAAACAACTGCAGTTTACCATTTGACCGTAACAAATGGCTTAAGTAAACCTTTCAATATGGGTGCGGTATTGTTTTTCATGGGTCAGTTTGAGTTAAATCAGCCAGAAATGAAAGCACCTTCGGAAGTGGTGGATGACGAGGTTTTCTCTATAGTAGAAAATATGCCTGAATTCGAAGGTAAAGGTATTGAACATGCTAGATCATATCTTCAGAAGCAACTAAAATACCCTGAAGCAGCAAAGGCAAATGGTATAAAGGGGAACGTTTATGTTTCATTTGTTGTAAATAGCGAAGGTAAGGTTGAAAACGTAAAGATTGCTAGAAGTCTTGAGCCTTCGTTGGACAAAGAAGCGGTTAGAGTTGTTTCGGAAATGCCCAAGTGGACTCCAGGCAAGCAGCGCGGTAAGGCGGTAAACGTAGCGTTTATTGTTCCTATTATCTTTCAATAA
- a CDS encoding flotillin family protein has product MSQYLVIAIVGGILFAFLLIVSLFKRYKRCPSDRVLVVYGKVGRSLSDEARSAKCIHGGAAFIWPVIQDYAFLNLTPLSIEINLTNALSQQNIRVDVPSRFTVGISTESGVMENAAERLLGLNQEEINNLAKDIIFGQLRLVVATMEIEEINNNRDKFLAAVSYNVEAELKKIGLKLINVNVTDINDESGYIQALGKEAAAKAINDAKKSVAEKVRDGSIGEANAMRDQRVQVSSADATAVEGENLAKITIANSNATRREKEAEAERKAVAAEKVAKAQALEEAYAAEKLAENSRANREQATQNADIIIPATINKEKIEIDAEALAEQIRRQARGEADAIFMKMEAQANGLLEILSKQAAGFERLNKAAGNSKDAVMMMIADKLPELVKIQVEAVKNLKIDKVVVWDNLASGKDGKTPATANFLSGMLGAIPPFQELFKMAGMELPDYLHGKKIEDGKAEVIEEPKKEEKKEKKDKPEA; this is encoded by the coding sequence ATGAGTCAGTATCTAGTAATTGCAATAGTGGGAGGTATTCTCTTTGCATTCCTCCTAATTGTTTCTCTATTCAAACGCTACAAACGATGCCCTTCGGACAGGGTATTGGTGGTTTACGGAAAAGTAGGCCGCAGTTTATCCGACGAGGCTCGATCCGCCAAGTGTATTCACGGAGGTGCAGCCTTTATATGGCCTGTTATTCAGGACTATGCATTCCTGAACCTCACCCCACTTTCCATTGAAATAAACCTCACAAATGCGCTAAGCCAGCAAAACATCCGTGTGGACGTTCCTTCCCGCTTTACCGTGGGTATTTCGACCGAATCTGGTGTTATGGAAAATGCAGCAGAGCGCTTGCTGGGTTTAAACCAAGAGGAAATCAACAACCTCGCCAAGGATATCATTTTTGGACAACTCCGTCTGGTGGTGGCTACCATGGAAATCGAGGAAATTAACAACAACCGCGACAAGTTCTTGGCTGCTGTTTCCTACAACGTGGAGGCCGAGCTCAAGAAAATTGGTCTCAAGCTTATCAACGTTAACGTAACCGACATCAACGACGAGAGCGGATACATACAAGCTCTTGGAAAAGAAGCTGCTGCTAAGGCCATCAACGATGCAAAGAAGAGCGTTGCAGAAAAGGTTCGCGACGGTTCTATTGGAGAGGCAAATGCTATGCGCGACCAGCGTGTTCAAGTTTCCAGCGCCGATGCTACTGCCGTAGAGGGAGAAAACTTGGCGAAGATTACCATTGCCAACTCCAACGCTACCCGACGTGAAAAGGAAGCTGAAGCCGAACGTAAAGCCGTAGCCGCCGAAAAGGTTGCAAAGGCACAGGCGCTCGAGGAAGCTTACGCTGCTGAAAAGCTCGCCGAAAATTCGCGTGCCAACCGTGAACAAGCTACCCAGAATGCCGATATCATTATCCCTGCTACCATTAACAAGGAGAAGATTGAAATTGATGCAGAAGCCCTTGCCGAGCAAATCCGACGTCAAGCGCGTGGTGAGGCCGATGCTATCTTCATGAAAATGGAGGCACAGGCTAACGGTTTACTCGAAATCCTCAGCAAGCAAGCTGCCGGTTTCGAACGCCTCAACAAGGCAGCCGGTAACTCCAAGGATGCCGTTATGATGATGATTGCCGATAAGCTGCCCGAACTGGTTAAAATCCAAGTGGAGGCCGTTAAGAACCTCAAGATCGATAAGGTTGTGGTTTGGGACAATCTCGCCTCTGGTAAAGATGGAAAAACACCTGCCACAGCAAACTTCCTTTCGGGTATGCTTGGAGCTATTCCACCATTCCAGGAACTATTCAAAATGGCCGGCATGGAACTTCCCGACTATCTCCATGGAAAAAAGATAGAGGACGGTAAAGCTGAGGTTATTGAGGAACCTAAAAAAGAAGAGAAAAAAGAAAAGAAGGATAAACCCGAAGCATAA